The Lysobacter enzymogenes DNA segment ACGCGGTGTTCTGCCGCAACCTGCTGATCTATTTCGACCAGGACACCCAGGTGCGCGCGGTCGGCGTGCTGGCGCGCGCGCTCGCCGCCGACGGCCTGCTGTTCGTCGGCGCCGCCGAAACCGGCCTGCTGCTGTCGCTGGGCTACGCCTCGGCGCAGATCCCGATGGCCGCCGCGTTCCGCAACCAGCGCAGCGCGCCGGTCCCCGCGCCGGCGCCGCAGCAGCCGTGGCGCGCGCCGGCGCTGGCGCCGCTGCCGGCGGCCGCGGCGCGTCCGCGCCCGTTCGCGGCCGTCGCCACCGCGCTGGCGGCGCGCCCCGCGCCGGCCTCGCCGCCCGCGCCCGCGCAGGCCGCCGACGACTCGCTGCCGCAGGCGCGCCGCCTCGCCGACAACGGCGACTTCGCCCAGGCCGAGCGGCTGTGCCAAGCGCACCTGCGCGCGCACGGACCCAACGCCGAGGCGCTGTGCCTGCTCGGGGTGATCTACGGCGCCGACGGCGCCGACGCCCGCGCCGAAGACGCCTTTCGCAAGGCGCTGTACCTGCAACCCGACCACGCGGAAAGCCTGATGCACCTGGCCTTGCTGCTCGACGCCAAGGGCGACGCGGCCGGCGCCCGGCTGATGCGCCAGCGCGCCGCGCGCCACCGCGACAGGAACCCCTGAGATGAGCGCATCCGACCTCGGCGATGCGGCGACCGGCGGCGAACGCGGCCACGCCCGCTCCGCCGTCGCCCGCCTGCTGGAGCGCGCGCCGGCGCGCGAGGACCTCGCCGCGGCCGCCGCGCGCCTGGCCGCGGGCGCGGTGGAGCAGCACGGCGACGCCGCCAGCGCGTTCGTGTTCCGCCTCGGCGAGGAATGGCTGGGTCTGACCACCGCGTTGGTCGACGAAGTGCTGGAACTGCGCCCGGTCCATCGCCTGCCGCACCGGCGCGACGCCGCGCTGCGCGGCCTGGTCAACGTGCGCGGCCGCCTGACCGTGTGCGTGGCGCTGCCGGCGCTGCTGCAGACCGGTCCCGCGCCGGCGGTGCGCGGCGGCGCGCGCCGGCTGGTGGTGCTGGCCGCGCCGGAAGGCGCGCTGGCGTTCGAGGCCGACGAAGTCCACGGCAGCCTGCGCTACCCGCTCGACGACGTGCGCGCGGTGCCGTCCACGGTCGCCCACGCGGTGGCGCGCTTCGCCACCGGCGTGCTGCCCTGGGGCGAACGCCGCATCGGCCTGCTCGACGCCGACCTGCTGCTGCACGCGCTGGACCGGCGGATTTCATGAGCGAGGACCGCATGAGCCACGACTCGCTGCGCGATCGCTCGCTGCACGACCTGTTCCGGATGGAAGCCGAGGCCCAGCGCCAGGTGCTGACCGAGGGCCTGCTCGCGCTGGAACGCA contains these protein-coding regions:
- a CDS encoding chemotaxis protein CheW, with protein sequence MSASDLGDAATGGERGHARSAVARLLERAPAREDLAAAAARLAAGAVEQHGDAASAFVFRLGEEWLGLTTALVDEVLELRPVHRLPHRRDAALRGLVNVRGRLTVCVALPALLQTGPAPAVRGGARRLVVLAAPEGALAFEADEVHGSLRYPLDDVRAVPSTVAHAVARFATGVLPWGERRIGLLDADLLLHALDRRIS
- a CDS encoding CheR family methyltransferase, translated to MDAAAFKRWLKTTMGLDAEAVGPGVVERAIAGRMRALGVAEADAYWRRLQAQPLEQQELIEAVVVPETWFFRGVEAFDALARAFASRLSEPGNAPLRLLSLPCSTGEEPYTLAMALLDAGWPPQRLRIDAYDISERALAKARHAVYGANSFRGGDLRYRDRHFRALGHGRWQLSDAVRGCVRLHRANLLAIDFLPDAASFDAVFCRNLLIYFDQDTQVRAVGVLARALAADGLLFVGAAETGLLLSLGYASAQIPMAAAFRNQRSAPVPAPAPQQPWRAPALAPLPAAAARPRPFAAVATALAARPAPASPPAPAQAADDSLPQARRLADNGDFAQAERLCQAHLRAHGPNAEALCLLGVIYGADGADARAEDAFRKALYLQPDHAESLMHLALLLDAKGDAAGARLMRQRAARHRDRNP